From a region of the Haloferax volcanii DS2 genome:
- a CDS encoding HD domain-containing protein produces MTAVKDSVHDYISLDPVAAELVDTPAFQRLRHIKQLSTVRLVYPSASHTRFEHSLGVYHLASRALSHLGVDGDRAAHVRAAALLHDIGHGPYGHQTEDLIRRRTGRDHDEIHHLLDGTAVGDVLTDHGLDPDRVADMVDGAGGLGQLVSGELDVDRMDYLVRDAHHTGVPYGTIDHGRLVRELRYRDGELVLAEGNVQTAESLLLARALMNATVYRHHVSRIAGAMLERASERLVDDGVPIESFVRMADHDLLVALGERVPDLGRRIERRDLYKRAVWAPIDAVPTDVVELGFEGTRAAERDIADAADVPPESVIVDAPSRPRIKESRSRVVVNGVVRRLEDASELVGALRSAERTQWRLGVYAPEAVRDEVAAAAVDALGLPVRVTTPT; encoded by the coding sequence ATGACCGCCGTCAAGGACAGCGTCCACGACTACATCTCGCTCGACCCCGTGGCCGCCGAACTGGTCGACACGCCCGCGTTCCAGCGGCTTCGACACATCAAACAGCTCTCGACGGTCCGGCTCGTCTACCCCTCCGCGAGCCACACGCGGTTCGAACACAGCCTCGGCGTCTACCACCTCGCCTCCCGCGCCCTCTCGCATCTCGGCGTCGACGGCGACCGCGCCGCCCACGTCCGCGCCGCCGCGCTCCTCCACGACATCGGCCACGGTCCCTACGGCCACCAGACCGAGGACCTCATCCGCCGGCGGACCGGCCGCGACCACGACGAGATTCACCACCTGCTCGACGGGACCGCGGTCGGAGACGTGCTGACCGACCACGGTCTCGACCCGGACCGCGTCGCTGACATGGTCGACGGCGCGGGCGGCCTCGGGCAGTTGGTCTCCGGGGAGTTGGACGTCGACCGGATGGACTACCTCGTCCGCGACGCCCACCACACCGGCGTCCCCTACGGCACTATCGACCACGGCCGCCTCGTCCGCGAACTCCGGTACCGGGACGGCGAACTCGTGTTGGCCGAGGGGAACGTCCAGACGGCGGAATCCCTGCTTCTCGCCCGGGCGCTGATGAACGCGACCGTCTACCGCCACCACGTCTCCCGCATCGCGGGCGCAATGCTCGAACGCGCCTCCGAGCGCCTCGTCGACGACGGCGTGCCTATCGAGTCGTTCGTCCGGATGGCCGACCACGACCTGCTCGTCGCCCTCGGCGAGCGCGTGCCCGACCTCGGCCGCCGAATCGAGCGCCGCGACCTCTACAAGCGGGCCGTCTGGGCACCAATCGACGCCGTGCCGACCGACGTGGTCGAACTCGGTTTCGAGGGGACGCGGGCGGCCGAGCGGGACATCGCCGACGCCGCCGACGTGCCGCCCGAGTCGGTCATCGTGGACGCCCCGTCGCGGCCGCGAATCAAGGAGTCCCGGTCGCGCGTCGTCGTCAACGGCGTCGTCCGACGCCTCGAAGACGCCTCCGAACTCGTGGGCGCGCTCCGGTCGGCCGAGCGGACGCAGTGGCGACTCGGCGTCTACGCGCCCGAAGCAGTCCGCGACGAGGTGGCCGCGGCCGCCGTGGACGCCCTCGGACTTCCGGTTCGCGTGACGACGCCCACCTGA
- a CDS encoding amidohydrolase family protein: MQLEGTILRGRDFDPVEGRVVVEEGTITAIEETATESTDIILPAFVNAHTHLGDSIAKEAGEGLSLEDLVAPPDGLKHRLLRAASTGEKAAAMHRSLRMMEAGGTAACLEFREGGVEGVDVIRRALDGRDIEAVVFGRETADAMEIADGFGASGARDGEFGALRNATEAAGKLFGIHAGERDAHDINAALDLDPDFLVHMVHPEALHLERVEDSEIPIVICPRSNLVTDAGVAPIRELVDRTTVALGTDNVMLNSPSMFREMEFTSKLADVSAAEVLRMATVNGADIAGLNYGLVEEGRDAKLLVLDGDTDNLAGVEDVVRAVVRRAGQADVKDVYL; encoded by the coding sequence ATGCAACTCGAGGGTACGATACTCCGCGGCCGCGACTTCGACCCGGTCGAGGGGCGGGTCGTCGTCGAAGAGGGCACGATAACCGCAATCGAGGAGACAGCGACCGAGTCGACGGACATCATCCTGCCCGCGTTCGTCAACGCCCACACCCACCTCGGTGACTCCATCGCCAAGGAGGCCGGCGAGGGGCTGTCGCTCGAAGACCTCGTCGCGCCGCCGGACGGGCTGAAACACCGGCTCCTCCGCGCAGCCAGCACCGGGGAGAAAGCCGCCGCGATGCACCGGTCGCTCCGCATGATGGAGGCCGGCGGCACGGCGGCCTGTCTGGAGTTCCGCGAGGGCGGCGTCGAGGGCGTCGACGTCATCCGGCGGGCGCTCGACGGCCGCGACATCGAGGCGGTCGTTTTCGGGCGCGAGACGGCGGACGCGATGGAAATCGCAGACGGCTTCGGCGCGTCGGGCGCGCGGGACGGCGAGTTCGGCGCGCTTCGGAACGCGACCGAGGCCGCCGGAAAGCTGTTCGGCATCCACGCGGGCGAGCGCGACGCCCACGACATCAACGCCGCGTTGGACCTCGACCCGGACTTCCTCGTCCACATGGTCCACCCCGAGGCGCTCCACCTCGAACGCGTCGAGGACAGCGAGATACCCATCGTCATCTGCCCGCGGTCGAACCTCGTCACCGACGCGGGCGTCGCGCCGATTCGCGAACTGGTCGACCGCACCACCGTCGCGCTCGGCACGGACAACGTGATGCTCAACAGCCCCTCGATGTTCCGCGAGATGGAGTTCACCTCCAAGCTGGCGGACGTTTCCGCCGCCGAGGTCCTCCGCATGGCGACCGTCAACGGGGCCGACATCGCCGGGCTGAACTACGGCCTCGTCGAGGAGGGGCGCGACGCCAAGCTTCTGGTCCTCGACGGCGACACGGACAACCTCGCGGGCGTCGAGGACGTGGTCCGCGCCGTCGTCCGCCGCGCCGGACAGGCGGACGTGAAAGACGTGTATCTCTGA
- a CDS encoding HD domain-containing protein, with translation MTTIKDSVHDHIEVEGAAEALLDTPEMQHLRHIKQLGTVQLVYPSANHTRFEHSLGVYHLASRALSHLGIEGDAAAHVEAAALLHDVGHGPYSHNIEDVTHRHTGKYHDDVEGLVARGTVGETLEDEGLDPERVAALVEGDGEFGQLVSGELDVDRMDYLVRDAHHTGVPYGTIDHERLIRELTFVDGELVLAEGNVQTAESLLLARALMNPTVYQHHVARISKAMLRRASERLLDEDIDAEELRRMDDPDLLVALRLTDSTSAFAERLATRDLYKRAVWAELPNVPDSIIDAEHDALAAFERDIAAAADVSPESVILDVPSRPSMTESSSRVMVNGEMRQLERESPLVQALRTAQEQQWRLGVYAPREETERVGRAAADVLGLDVDGALVAEVRSGLNATLDEFE, from the coding sequence ATGACGACCATCAAGGACAGCGTCCACGACCACATCGAGGTCGAGGGCGCGGCCGAAGCCCTCCTCGATACGCCGGAGATGCAGCACCTCCGGCACATCAAGCAGTTGGGAACCGTCCAGCTGGTCTACCCTTCCGCGAACCACACGCGGTTCGAACACAGCCTCGGCGTCTACCACCTCGCCTCCCGCGCCCTCTCGCATCTCGGCATCGAGGGCGACGCCGCCGCCCACGTCGAGGCCGCGGCGCTCCTCCACGACGTCGGCCACGGCCCGTACAGCCACAACATCGAGGACGTGACCCATCGCCACACCGGCAAGTACCACGACGACGTGGAGGGACTCGTCGCCCGCGGGACCGTCGGTGAGACGCTGGAGGACGAGGGGCTGGACCCCGAACGCGTCGCCGCCTTGGTCGAGGGCGACGGCGAGTTCGGTCAACTCGTCTCCGGGGAGTTGGACGTAGACCGGATGGACTACCTCGTCCGCGACGCCCACCACACCGGCGTCCCCTACGGCACTATCGACCACGAGCGCCTGATTCGAGAGCTGACGTTCGTCGACGGCGAGTTGGTCCTCGCGGAGGGGAACGTTCAGACCGCCGAGTCGCTGCTTCTCGCCCGCGCGCTCATGAACCCGACCGTCTACCAGCACCACGTCGCGCGCATCTCGAAGGCGATGCTCCGGCGCGCGTCGGAGAGACTGCTCGACGAGGACATCGACGCCGAGGAGCTTCGCCGGATGGACGACCCCGACCTGCTCGTCGCGCTCCGCCTCACCGACTCGACGAGCGCCTTCGCCGAGCGGCTGGCCACCCGCGACCTCTACAAGCGGGCCGTCTGGGCGGAGCTGCCGAACGTCCCCGACTCGATTATCGACGCCGAACACGACGCGCTCGCGGCGTTCGAGCGGGACATCGCCGCCGCCGCCGACGTGTCGCCCGAGTCGGTCATCCTCGACGTGCCCTCGCGCCCGTCGATGACCGAGTCGTCGTCGCGGGTGATGGTCAACGGCGAGATGCGGCAGTTGGAGCGCGAGTCGCCGCTCGTGCAGGCGCTCCGGACCGCACAGGAACAGCAGTGGCGACTCGGCGTCTACGCCCCGCGCGAGGAGACGGAGCGCGTCGGCCGCGCGGCCGCCGACGTTCTCGGCCTCGACGTGGACGGTGCGCTCGTCGCCGAGGTCAGAAGCGGCCTCAACGCGACGCTCGACGAGTTCGAGTAG
- the cmk gene encoding (d)CMP kinase: MLLTVSGPPGSGKSTTAAALAEAFDLEHISGGDIFRELAAERDMTAVEFNKLAEEDDQIDRDLDRRLRDIALDRDDVLLESRLAGWLAGDAADLRFWLDAPVDVRAERIADREGKPVDVAREETTTREASEAKRYMEYYNIDYSDLSIYDISLNTARWGEHEVSEIITSVVEAYDPEADEGKYPVDGVRYDF; the protein is encoded by the coding sequence ATGTTACTGACCGTCTCCGGACCACCGGGCAGCGGAAAGAGTACGACCGCCGCCGCGCTCGCCGAGGCGTTCGACCTCGAACACATAAGCGGCGGGGACATCTTCCGCGAGCTCGCCGCCGAGCGCGACATGACCGCCGTCGAGTTCAACAAACTCGCCGAGGAGGACGACCAAATCGACCGCGACCTCGACCGCCGCCTCCGCGACATCGCGCTCGACCGCGACGACGTGCTCCTCGAATCTCGCCTCGCCGGCTGGCTCGCCGGCGACGCCGCAGACCTCCGTTTCTGGCTCGACGCCCCCGTTGACGTCCGCGCCGAGCGTATCGCCGACCGCGAGGGCAAGCCCGTGGACGTCGCCCGCGAGGAGACGACGACCCGCGAGGCGAGCGAGGCCAAGCGGTACATGGAATATTACAACATCGACTATTCCGACCTCTCTATCTACGACATCTCGCTGAATACTGCCCGGTGGGGAGAACACGAGGTCTCTGAGATCATCACATCGGTCGTCGAAGCGTACGATCCCGAGGCCGACGAGGGCAAATACCCGGTCGACGGCGTCCGCTACGACTTCTGA
- a CDS encoding biotin--[acetyl-CoA-carboxylase] ligase, whose protein sequence is MSDTRRTLLDALAAGPVSGPDLADRLGVSRAAVWKHVEALRDEGFGVESAGDGYVVTDVPEYGAPAIEYGLDADYDVEFHETLDSSNDRARDLAAEGASDVVVVAREQTASRGRKNREWSAPDGGVWLSLLVRPDEPPAYAPLYTLAMAVAVCDAAREAGVDAKIKWPNDVIVSEASGGSPAHAGDRSTDADAPDDRGYRKLCGILTEMEGEADRVSWLVIGPGVNVNLDPAELPEVATSVAAEAGPVERRVFVQRVLERFDALRSDLDAVLPAWRERADTLGRRVRVHTASGVIEGDAVDIEHPGTLVVSTDAGEKRVHAGDCEHLRPADDGR, encoded by the coding sequence ATGAGCGACACGCGACGCACCCTCCTCGACGCACTCGCTGCGGGCCCCGTCTCCGGGCCCGACCTCGCCGACCGACTGGGCGTCTCCCGCGCCGCCGTCTGGAAGCACGTCGAAGCGCTCCGCGACGAGGGGTTCGGCGTCGAGAGCGCCGGCGACGGCTACGTCGTCACCGACGTGCCGGAGTACGGCGCCCCGGCAATCGAGTACGGCCTCGACGCCGACTACGACGTGGAGTTCCACGAGACGCTCGACTCCTCGAACGACCGCGCCCGCGACCTCGCCGCCGAGGGCGCGAGCGACGTGGTCGTCGTCGCCCGCGAGCAGACCGCCAGCAGAGGCAGGAAAAACCGGGAGTGGTCCGCGCCGGACGGCGGCGTCTGGCTGAGTCTGCTCGTCCGCCCGGACGAACCGCCGGCGTACGCCCCGCTGTACACGCTGGCGATGGCCGTCGCCGTCTGCGACGCGGCGCGCGAGGCCGGGGTTGACGCGAAAATCAAGTGGCCGAACGACGTCATCGTGAGCGAAGCGAGCGGAGGTTCACCGGCTCACGCCGGTGACCGTTCGACCGACGCCGACGCGCCCGACGACCGCGGCTACCGAAAGCTCTGCGGCATCCTCACCGAGATGGAGGGCGAGGCCGACCGCGTCTCGTGGCTCGTCATCGGCCCCGGAGTCAACGTCAACCTCGACCCCGCGGAGCTCCCCGAGGTCGCGACGAGCGTCGCCGCCGAGGCCGGCCCCGTCGAGCGTCGCGTGTTCGTCCAGCGGGTGCTCGAACGCTTCGACGCACTGCGCAGCGACCTCGACGCCGTCCTCCCCGCGTGGCGCGAGCGGGCGGACACGCTCGGCAGGCGGGTCCGCGTCCACACCGCGAGCGGCGTCATCGAGGGCGACGCCGTCGATATCGAACACCCCGGCACGCTCGTCGTCAGCACCGACGCGGGCGAAAAACGAGTCCACGCCGGCGACTGCGAACACCTGCGCCCGGCCGACGACGGGCGCTGA
- a CDS encoding DUF7571 family protein: MKPCHSCQAVIDEYILDKKLEVLRDLTVDDFNLCADCTTVVADACVECGGGVYVPRGETTVPDYCPACRADLIRRTGSDPGWTCDAVST, encoded by the coding sequence ATGAAGCCGTGCCACAGCTGTCAGGCGGTTATCGACGAGTACATCCTGGACAAAAAGCTCGAAGTGCTGCGCGACCTCACGGTTGACGACTTCAATCTGTGTGCGGACTGCACCACAGTCGTCGCCGATGCGTGCGTGGAATGCGGCGGTGGCGTCTATGTCCCGCGGGGCGAAACGACGGTCCCCGACTACTGTCCGGCGTGCCGCGCGGACCTCATCCGGCGGACGGGGAGCGACCCCGGCTGGACCTGCGATGCCGTCTCGACCTGA
- the asd gene encoding aspartate-semialdehyde dehydrogenase, with amino-acid sequence MAVRVGILGATGAVGQRFIQLLDDHPTFELAALTASEESAGKRYDEAAKWRVNTPIPDDVAAMEVGSTDPAAVPDDIDLLFSSLPSSVAAEVEPAFLEAGYVVSSNSSNDRMAPDVPLTIPEINPEHLDLIEVQRDERGWDGALVKNPNCSTITMVPTLAALDQFGLERVDVTTLQAVSGAGYDGVTSMEIIDNAIPHIGGEDEKMETESRKLLGSFDGAEVALHGAEVNASCNRIPTLDGHLESVFADLADDASPEDVAAAMREYPGVDLPSAPEQLIHVFEDEFRPQPRLDRDRGDGMQISAGGIQSTDHGVKYNCLAHNTIRGAAGASVLNGELLAQEGWI; translated from the coding sequence ATGGCAGTACGAGTCGGCATCCTCGGTGCAACCGGCGCAGTCGGACAGCGATTCATCCAGCTTCTCGACGACCACCCAACGTTCGAACTCGCGGCGCTGACCGCGAGCGAAGAGAGCGCGGGCAAGCGATACGACGAGGCCGCGAAGTGGCGCGTCAACACGCCCATCCCGGACGACGTGGCCGCGATGGAAGTCGGCAGCACCGACCCCGCGGCCGTGCCCGATGACATCGACCTCCTGTTTTCGTCGCTCCCGTCGTCGGTCGCCGCCGAGGTCGAACCCGCGTTCCTCGAAGCGGGCTACGTCGTCTCCTCGAACTCCTCGAACGACCGCATGGCCCCCGACGTGCCGCTCACGATTCCGGAGATAAATCCGGAGCACCTCGACCTCATCGAGGTCCAGCGCGACGAGCGCGGCTGGGACGGCGCGCTCGTGAAGAACCCGAACTGCTCGACCATCACGATGGTCCCGACGCTCGCCGCGCTCGACCAGTTCGGCCTCGAACGCGTCGACGTCACGACCCTCCAAGCCGTCTCCGGCGCGGGCTACGACGGCGTCACCTCGATGGAGATTATCGACAACGCCATCCCGCACATCGGCGGCGAAGACGAGAAGATGGAGACGGAGTCCCGCAAGCTTCTGGGCTCGTTCGACGGCGCGGAGGTCGCGCTCCACGGCGCGGAGGTCAACGCCTCGTGTAACCGCATTCCGACGCTCGACGGCCACCTCGAAAGCGTCTTCGCGGACCTCGCCGACGACGCCTCCCCCGAGGACGTCGCCGCCGCGATGCGCGAGTACCCCGGCGTCGACCTCCCGAGCGCGCCCGAACAGCTCATCCACGTCTTCGAGGACGAGTTCCGCCCGCAGCCCCGCCTCGACCGCGACCGCGGCGACGGGATGCAGATTTCGGCCGGCGGCATCCAGTCGACCGACCACGGCGTGAAGTACAACTGCCTCGCGCACAACACGATTCGCGGCGCGGCCGGCGCGTCGGTCCTCAACGGCGAACTGCTCGCCCAAGAGGGCTGGATTTAG
- a CDS encoding RNA-guided pseudouridylation complex pseudouridine synthase subunit Cbf5: MLRDPPEHRSVGDLLSFGVVNLDKPPGPSAHQVTGWVRDMADVDRAAHSGTLDPKVTGCLPTLLGDATRMAQVFLEGSKEYVSVLELHGPASADIDSTVAEFESKLYQKPPRKSAVSRRLRVREIHDLDLLEVKDRQALLRIRCESGTYIRKLCHDLGLALGTGGHMGHLRRTATDPFDDADLATLHDLKDALAFAAEGDESWLRDVVSPAERALSHLPSVTIANSAAREVANGAPVYAPGVFDVDADAARGDLVACFTDDGSAVCLGELVGDADADSGEVVSLEAVLV, from the coding sequence ATGCTCCGAGACCCGCCCGAACACCGCAGCGTCGGCGACCTGCTCTCGTTCGGCGTCGTCAACCTCGACAAGCCGCCGGGGCCGTCGGCCCACCAGGTCACCGGCTGGGTCCGCGACATGGCCGACGTCGACCGCGCCGCCCACTCGGGAACGCTCGACCCGAAGGTGACCGGCTGTCTACCCACGCTCCTCGGTGACGCGACCCGCATGGCGCAGGTGTTCCTCGAAGGCTCGAAAGAGTACGTCTCCGTGCTCGAACTCCACGGCCCCGCGTCGGCCGACATCGACTCGACCGTCGCCGAGTTCGAATCGAAGCTCTACCAGAAGCCCCCGCGGAAGTCCGCCGTCTCGCGCCGCCTCCGCGTCCGCGAAATCCACGACCTCGACCTCCTCGAAGTGAAAGACAGACAGGCGCTCCTGCGCATCCGCTGTGAGTCGGGCACGTACATCCGCAAGCTGTGTCACGACCTCGGCCTCGCGCTCGGCACCGGCGGCCACATGGGCCACCTGCGCCGGACCGCGACCGACCCCTTCGACGACGCGGACCTCGCGACGCTCCACGACCTCAAAGACGCCCTCGCGTTCGCCGCGGAGGGCGACGAGTCGTGGCTGCGCGACGTGGTCTCGCCCGCCGAGCGAGCGCTGTCGCACCTCCCGTCCGTGACCATCGCCAACAGCGCGGCCCGCGAGGTCGCCAACGGCGCGCCCGTCTACGCCCCCGGCGTCTTCGACGTCGACGCCGACGCCGCCCGCGGCGACCTCGTCGCCTGTTTCACCGACGACGGTTCGGCCGTCTGTCTGGGCGAACTCGTCGGCGACGCCGACGCCGACTCCGGCGAGGTCGTCTCGCTGGAAGCCGTGTTAGTCTGA
- a CDS encoding universal stress protein produces the protein MMLYDRIIVPIDGSAGSERVAVHAAALAAVHGAELHGVYVVNAGSFAGLPMESSWEGLDDMLRADAEAALDKVERAAESQGVPVETHVLEGTPSREIVEFAERGECDLIVIGTHGRGGIDRLLLGSVAEKVVRASKVPVLTVRIEGGDDADEHAVEVPDDAAPETPIDSPAEAEADAPADSTATADGGE, from the coding sequence ATGATGTTGTACGACCGAATCATCGTTCCCATCGACGGTTCCGCCGGCTCCGAGCGCGTCGCGGTCCACGCGGCGGCGTTAGCGGCCGTCCACGGTGCGGAACTCCACGGTGTGTACGTGGTGAACGCCGGGAGCTTCGCGGGGCTCCCGATGGAATCGTCGTGGGAGGGGCTCGACGACATGCTGCGCGCCGACGCCGAAGCGGCGCTCGACAAAGTCGAGCGCGCGGCCGAGTCGCAGGGCGTCCCCGTCGAGACGCACGTCCTCGAAGGGACGCCGAGCCGCGAAATCGTCGAGTTCGCCGAGCGCGGCGAGTGCGACCTCATCGTGATAGGGACCCACGGGCGCGGCGGCATCGACCGCCTCCTCCTCGGCTCGGTCGCAGAAAAGGTCGTCCGCGCGTCGAAAGTTCCCGTCCTGACCGTCCGCATCGAGGGCGGCGACGACGCGGACGAGCACGCCGTCGAGGTGCCGGACGACGCTGCGCCGGAGACGCCCATCGATTCGCCCGCAGAGGCGGAGGCGGACGCGCCCGCCGATTCGACGGCGACCGCCGACGGCGGAGAGTAG
- the pccA gene encoding propionyl-CoA carboxylase biotin carboxylase/biotin-carboxyl carrier subunit → MFSKVLVANRGEIAVRVMRACEELGVRTVAVYSEADKHGGHVRYADEAYNIGPARAADSYLDHESVIEAARKADADAIHPGYGFLAENATFARKVEESEFTWVGPSADAMERLGEKTKARALMQDADVPVVPGTTEPADSAADVKAVADEFGYPVAIKAEGGGGGRGLKVVHSEDEVDEQFETAKREGEAYFDNASVYVEKYLEAPRHIEVQILADEHGNVRHLGERDCSLQRRHQKVIEEAPSPALSDDLRERIGEAARRGVRAADYTNAGTVEFLVEDGEFYFMEVNTRIQVEHTVTEEVTGLDVVKWQLRVAAGEELDFSQDDVDIEGHSMEFRINAEAPEKEFAPATGTLATYDPPGGIGVRMDDAVRQGDEIGGDYDSMIAKLIVTASDREEVLARAERALAEFDIEGLRTVIPFHRLMLTDEAFREGSHTTKYLDEVLDPDRIQAAVERWSPEAVADDDDDDEVTERTFTVEVNGKRFEVSLEERGAPAIPVGDASTGGSNSSGPRKRRDDGDDDSQQIIEGDGESVTAEMQGTILSVEVGEGDEVEPGDTVCILEAMKMENDVVAERGGTVSQVLVSEGDSVDMGDVLLVLE, encoded by the coding sequence ATGTTCAGCAAGGTTCTCGTCGCCAACCGAGGCGAGATCGCGGTGCGCGTCATGCGCGCCTGCGAGGAGCTCGGAGTCCGAACCGTCGCCGTGTACAGCGAGGCGGACAAACACGGCGGGCACGTGCGGTACGCCGACGAGGCGTACAACATCGGTCCCGCCCGCGCGGCCGATTCCTACCTCGACCACGAGTCGGTCATCGAGGCCGCGCGAAAGGCCGACGCCGACGCCATCCACCCCGGCTACGGCTTCCTCGCGGAGAACGCCACGTTCGCCCGGAAAGTCGAGGAGTCCGAGTTCACGTGGGTCGGCCCGTCGGCCGACGCGATGGAGCGCCTCGGCGAGAAGACGAAGGCCCGCGCGCTCATGCAGGACGCCGACGTGCCGGTCGTCCCCGGGACGACCGAGCCCGCCGACTCCGCCGCGGACGTGAAGGCCGTCGCCGACGAGTTCGGCTACCCGGTCGCCATCAAGGCCGAAGGCGGCGGCGGCGGCCGCGGCCTGAAGGTCGTCCACTCCGAGGACGAGGTCGACGAGCAGTTCGAGACGGCCAAGCGCGAGGGCGAGGCGTACTTCGATAACGCCTCCGTCTACGTCGAGAAGTACCTCGAAGCGCCGCGCCACATCGAGGTGCAGATTCTCGCCGACGAGCACGGCAACGTCCGCCACCTCGGCGAGCGCGACTGCTCGCTCCAGCGCCGCCACCAGAAGGTCATCGAGGAGGCCCCGTCGCCGGCGCTGTCCGACGACCTCCGCGAGCGCATCGGCGAGGCCGCCCGCCGCGGCGTCCGCGCCGCCGACTACACCAACGCCGGCACCGTGGAGTTCCTCGTCGAAGACGGCGAGTTCTACTTCATGGAGGTCAACACGCGCATCCAGGTCGAACACACCGTCACCGAGGAAGTGACGGGCCTCGACGTGGTGAAGTGGCAACTGCGCGTCGCCGCCGGCGAGGAACTCGACTTCTCGCAGGACGACGTGGACATCGAGGGCCACTCGATGGAGTTCCGCATCAACGCCGAGGCCCCCGAAAAAGAGTTCGCGCCCGCGACGGGCACGCTCGCGACCTACGACCCGCCGGGCGGCATCGGCGTCCGCATGGACGACGCCGTCCGCCAGGGCGACGAAATCGGCGGCGACTACGACTCGATGATTGCCAAACTCATCGTCACCGCCTCGGACCGCGAGGAGGTCCTCGCCCGCGCCGAGCGCGCGCTCGCCGAGTTCGACATCGAGGGGCTCCGCACGGTCATCCCGTTCCACCGCCTGATGCTCACCGACGAGGCGTTCCGCGAGGGGAGCCACACGACGAAGTACCTCGACGAGGTGCTCGACCCCGACCGCATCCAGGCCGCCGTCGAGCGCTGGTCGCCCGAGGCCGTCGCCGACGATGACGACGACGACGAGGTCACGGAACGCACCTTCACCGTCGAGGTCAACGGCAAGCGCTTCGAGGTCAGCCTCGAAGAGCGCGGCGCGCCCGCCATCCCGGTCGGTGACGCCTCGACGGGCGGCTCGAACTCCTCCGGCCCGCGCAAGCGCCGCGACGACGGCGACGACGACTCCCAGCAGATTATCGAGGGCGACGGCGAGTCCGTCACCGCCGAGATGCAGGGGACCATCCTCTCCGTCGAAGTCGGGGAGGGCGACGAGGTCGAACCCGGCGACACCGTCTGCATCCTCGAAGCCATGAAGATGGAAAACGACGTGGTCGCCGAGCGCGGCGGCACCGTCTCGCAGGTGCTCGTCTCCGAGGGCGACAGCGTCGACATGGGCGACGTGCTGCTCGTCCTCGAATAG
- the cofD gene encoding 2-phospho-L-lactate transferase: MVTFLAGGTGTPKLLDGAAGVFDPAETTVVANTGDDVELGGHLVCPDVDTVLFAGGGVLDTDRWWGIAGDTTATDDELHRLADAAGLESGPRYLPESAQTAGRDIARWRRFSGVAAFMEIGDRDRAVHITRTSLLDEGNTLTEVTRTLADAFDLDVSLRPMSDDPVATLIHTDEGTMHFQEYWVHRRADPAVRDVEFRGADDATITDAVADALEEPVVVGPSNPVTSIGPMLAIDGFADALDDTPVVAVSPFVEDTAFSGPAADLMAGVGYEPSTAGVAAAYPFADAFVLDTDDGTDLDRPVVRTDTRIDGPDDAERVARAVSEALAEVS; the protein is encoded by the coding sequence ATGGTTACGTTTCTCGCCGGGGGGACGGGCACCCCCAAACTCCTCGACGGGGCCGCCGGGGTGTTCGACCCCGCCGAGACGACGGTCGTCGCCAACACCGGCGACGACGTGGAACTCGGCGGCCACCTCGTCTGTCCCGACGTGGACACCGTCCTCTTCGCCGGCGGCGGCGTCCTCGACACCGACCGCTGGTGGGGAATCGCCGGCGACACCACCGCGACCGACGACGAGCTCCACCGCCTCGCCGACGCGGCCGGCCTCGAATCCGGCCCGCGATACCTCCCCGAGTCGGCCCAGACGGCCGGCCGCGACATCGCCCGCTGGCGGCGCTTCTCCGGCGTCGCGGCGTTCATGGAAATCGGCGACCGCGACCGCGCGGTCCACATCACTCGCACCTCGCTTCTCGACGAGGGGAACACGCTCACCGAGGTCACGCGAACCCTCGCCGACGCCTTCGACCTCGACGTGTCGCTCCGCCCGATGAGCGACGACCCCGTGGCCACCCTGATTCACACCGACGAGGGGACGATGCACTTCCAAGAGTACTGGGTCCACCGCCGCGCCGACCCCGCCGTCCGCGACGTGGAGTTCCGCGGCGCTGACGACGCCACAATCACCGACGCGGTCGCCGACGCCCTCGAAGAGCCCGTCGTCGTCGGCCCTTCGAACCCCGTCACGAGCATCGGGCCGATGCTCGCCATCGACGGCTTCGCGGACGCCCTCGACGACACGCCGGTCGTCGCCGTCTCGCCGTTCGTGGAGGACACCGCGTTCTCCGGCCCCGCCGCGGACCTCATGGCGGGCGTCGGCTACGAGCCGTCGACCGCGGGCGTCGCCGCGGCCTACCCCTTCGCCGACGCGTTCGTCCTCGACACTGACGACGGGACCGACCTCGACCGCCCGGTCGTCAGGACCGACACCCGAATCGACGGTCCCGACGACGCCGAGCGCGTCGCCCGCGCCGTTTCCGAGGCGCTCGCGGAGGTGTCGTGA